Proteins found in one Homalodisca vitripennis isolate AUS2020 chromosome 4, UT_GWSS_2.1, whole genome shotgun sequence genomic segment:
- the LOC124359676 gene encoding uncharacterized protein LOC124359676: protein MAAVSFPEWLTGDFLQSCLESDKDNFGGITVTSHELECAVAPGNNYGSDIIRANIRYKKPNEHTTEHSISLILKAPLSGDSVVVQQLGDILKQVCLNEVKYYCEFISETYKLLRHDVVPKHYKSPNPLCLVMEDLSVSGFKMVDRRKLLDFDHCKLFTEASAKLHALGVAVHRSNPELIESFDTDSITVNEKFKVSMANSLLCMAAYLEDKPDYRKQFQVIIAASENDVFWTIYKNMLDDYKSKALRTLTQDDPWCTNMMFKYDNSGEPVGIKILDFQSVKLNYPLLEFVMFLTVSANMEVRENRLNDLYQMYCDLLNGNLAKLGCPEKLSIEELETELTHLSPLMFYWVCGLPMTLTDSAVDMEEYLTVRYSSESVKDSYFYKTAYTGLYFDMYYPQILDVYGKLGVYDYISEKVKEIKSKM from the coding sequence ATGGCAGCAGTGAGCTTTCCTGAGTGGTTAACTGGTGATTTCCTTCAATCCTGTCTCGAGTCCGACAAAGACAACTTTGGTGGGATTACTGTGACAAGTCACGAGCTCGAGTGTGCCGTCGCCCCTGGAAACAACTACGGAAGTGATATAATTAGGGCAAATATCCGGTATAAGAAACCCAATGAGCACACTACTGAACATTCTATATCTTTAATCTTAAAAGCACCTCTGTCTGGAGATTCTGTTGTAGTGCAACAGCTGGGAGACATCTTGAAACAAGTGTGCCTCAATGAGGTAAAGTATTATTGCGAGTTTATCTCTGAAACTTACAAACTTCTCAGGCACGACGTTGTCCCTAAACATTACAAATCTCCTAATCCGTTATGTTTGGTAATGGAAGATCTTAGTGTATCGGGCTTTAAAATGGTTGATCGCCGCAAACTCCTCGATTTCGACCACTGCAAACTTTTCACAGAGGCTTCAGCTAAGCTTCACGCTCTTGGGGTTGCTGTGCACAGAAGTAATCCTGAATTGATTGAAAGTTTTGATACGGACAGTATAACAGTGAATGAAAAATTCAAAGTGTCGATGGCAAACTCACTTCTCTGTATGGCTGCTTATTTGGAGGACAAACCGGACTACAGAAAACAGTTTCAGGTCATCATAGCAGCCAGTGAGAACGATGTGTTTTggacaatttataaaaatatgttggaCGACTACAAATCAAAAGCCCTTAGAACTCTAACACAAGATGATCCGTGGTGCACGAATATGATGTTTAAATATGACAACTCCGGAGAACCTGTGGGAATAAAAATCCTGGATTTCCAGAGCGTTAAATTGAACTATCCTCTACTTGAGTTTGTTATGTTCTTGACAGTATCAGCCAACATGGAAGTACGTGAAAATAGATTAAATGACCTGTACCAAATGTACTGCGACTTACTGAATGGCAATCTTGCAAAATTAGGATGCCCTGAAAAGTTGTCTATAGAAGAGTTGGAAACAGAACTAACTCATCTTAGTCCATTAATGTTCTATTGGGTTTGTGGTTTGCCTATGACTTTAACTGACTCTGCTGTGGATATGGAAGAATATTTAACAGTCAGATATTCATCTGAATCTGTCAAGGACAGTTATTTCTACAAAACAGCTTACACAGGGCTTTATTTTGACATGTATTATCCACAGATTCTTGATGTGTATGGCAAGCTAGGTGTTTACGATTATATATcggaaaaagttaaagaaataaaatctaaaatgtaa